A DNA window from Streptomyces sp. CA-278952 contains the following coding sequences:
- a CDS encoding Cys-Gln thioester bond-forming surface protein — protein sequence MFSASSASAAPSGTTGAPPGRGTRRPVAALLLSGLVAAAALVGAGPAAADDPGRHHGGAAAVLDGLKTFDSAVLRVAGKDGAPDRSQELPAGLFEMTVDGGGKLKTYCIDLHNPTQDQARYLETPWAETSLSTNRNAGKIRWILQHSYPQVDDLAALADAAGTGPLTERTAAAGTQVAIWRYSDNADVTASDKQAEKLADWLHRSARKTKEPRASLTLEPAAVSGRAGERLGPVTVRTAADQVSVSPPVDAAVSGIAVTDEKGAPVTAAADGDRLYFAVPKDTADGTASLTVQATTSVPVGRALVGTGRTQTQILAGSSESTVSARAGATWAEKGAAPALTARKNCAAGGVDITAANRGDEPFTFELAGTEHTIAAGATRTVTVPVAEDQAYDFTITGPGGFARTFTGMLDCATSGSVLDREGAGDAGNDIGTRSAQQSVPATTGSTTSGLAGDLAETGGSSATPMLAAVAIGLLVVGGGAVFLLRRKAPHPNGE from the coding sequence GTGTTTTCTGCGTCTTCAGCGTCCGCCGCGCCGTCCGGCACGACAGGGGCTCCCCCCGGCCGCGGCACCCGCCGCCCGGTCGCCGCGCTGCTGCTCTCCGGTCTCGTCGCGGCTGCCGCACTCGTCGGCGCCGGACCGGCGGCGGCCGACGACCCGGGCCGGCATCACGGCGGCGCGGCCGCGGTGCTCGACGGGCTGAAGACCTTCGACAGTGCCGTGCTTCGCGTCGCGGGGAAGGACGGCGCGCCCGACCGGAGCCAGGAGCTGCCCGCCGGACTGTTCGAGATGACCGTGGACGGCGGCGGAAAGCTCAAGACCTACTGCATCGACCTCCACAACCCCACCCAGGACCAGGCGAGGTACCTGGAGACGCCCTGGGCCGAGACCTCGCTGAGCACCAACCGGAACGCGGGGAAGATCCGCTGGATCCTCCAGCACTCCTACCCCCAGGTCGACGACCTGGCCGCGCTCGCCGACGCGGCCGGCACCGGCCCGCTGACCGAGCGCACCGCCGCCGCCGGGACCCAGGTCGCCATCTGGCGCTACTCGGACAACGCCGACGTCACGGCGTCGGACAAGCAGGCGGAGAAGCTCGCCGACTGGCTGCACCGCAGCGCGCGCAAGACGAAGGAGCCCCGGGCCTCGCTGACCCTGGAGCCGGCCGCCGTTTCCGGCCGGGCCGGTGAGCGGCTCGGCCCCGTGACCGTCCGCACCGCCGCGGACCAGGTCTCGGTGTCGCCCCCGGTGGACGCGGCGGTCAGCGGCATCGCGGTCACGGACGAGAAGGGCGCCCCCGTCACCGCCGCGGCGGACGGGGACCGGCTCTACTTCGCCGTGCCGAAGGACACCGCCGACGGCACCGCCTCCCTGACCGTCCAGGCCACCACCTCCGTGCCGGTCGGCCGGGCCCTCGTCGGGACCGGCCGCACCCAGACCCAGATCCTGGCCGGCTCCAGCGAGTCCACGGTCTCCGCGCGGGCCGGCGCCACCTGGGCCGAGAAGGGCGCCGCCCCCGCACTGACCGCACGGAAGAACTGCGCCGCGGGCGGCGTGGACATCACGGCCGCCAACCGGGGCGACGAGCCCTTCACCTTCGAGCTGGCCGGAACCGAGCACACCATCGCCGCCGGGGCCACCCGCACGGTGACGGTCCCCGTCGCCGAGGACCAGGCGTACGACTTCACCATCACCGGGCCCGGCGGGTTCGCCAGGACCTTCACCGGAATGCTGGACTGCGCCACCAGCGGCAGCGTCCTGGACCGCGAGGGCGCGGGCGACGCCGGCAACGACATCGGCACACGGAGCGCCCAGCAGTCCGTCCCGGCCACGACCGGATCCACCACATCGGGGTTGGCGGGCGACCTCGCCGAGACCGGCGGCTCCAGCGCCACCCCGATGCTCGCCGCCGTCGCCATCGGACTGCTCGTCGTGGGCGGCGGCGCGGTCTTCCTCCTCCGCCGGAAGGCGCCGCACCCCAACGGTGAGTGA